A single region of the Candidatus Lokiarchaeota archaeon genome encodes:
- a CDS encoding tetratricopeptide repeat protein: MKFHIGDRMSKKKRRKGDALLEKAKNHLAGGQGYDTRVTLFELAEKYPERYDTEASIVNAMSYEVDGKPYKAESYLVDTVLVREPANVDSWDCLAYVLVQMDRLYDLENVVEHILKLKPDSISARRSLARGYANNERYDEAIQVYKEVVEMDPEDPMSWDQLGYTQYWA, from the coding sequence ATGAAATTCCATATTGGTGATAGAATGTCCAAGAAGAAACGACGCAAAGGTGACGCACTCCTTGAGAAGGCCAAGAATCATCTCGCAGGAGGGCAGGGATACGACACAAGAGTAACCCTGTTCGAGTTGGCAGAAAAGTACCCAGAACGATATGATACTGAGGCTTCTATTGTTAATGCTATGAGCTACGAAGTCGATGGAAAGCCCTACAAAGCAGAATCATATCTAGTGGATACAGTTCTAGTAAGAGAACCTGCCAATGTAGATTCTTGGGATTGCCTAGCTTATGTCCTCGTACAAATGGATAGACTCTATGACCTAGAGAATGTCGTTGAGCACATTCTGAAGTTGAAACCCGATTCAATCTCTGCAAGACGATCTCTTGCGAGAGGCTACGCAAACAACGAGAGATATGATGAGGCAATACAGGTCTACAAAGAAGTAGTAGAGATGGACCCTGAAGATCCCATGTCGTGGGACCAGCTTGGCTACACACAATACTGGGC